Proteins co-encoded in one Bacillus carboniphilus genomic window:
- a CDS encoding DegV family protein has translation MTVQIIADSACDLPLSYLEEHQVDVLPLKVLLNNKEYDDLFEITYNEIYQEMREGSVPKTAQVSPYRLKEIFTKYAKQNKSAIYFAFSSGLSGTYQTAHLMNEEVKEENPEMDITVVDTKCASLGYGLVIRKAAELSSQGKTKEEIVKEVTDYSQQIEHLFTVENLEYLARGGRISKASAWIGGMLQVKPLLHVENGELVPLEKVRGKDRWKKKMVQVMKERGGDWSNQTVAISHGDAVETAEEMKQMIQSELGVQNFVIHPIGAAIGSHSGPGTIAIFFLGK, from the coding sequence ATGACCGTTCAAATTATTGCTGATAGTGCATGTGATCTACCTCTTTCTTATTTAGAAGAACATCAAGTAGATGTATTACCTCTTAAGGTTTTATTAAATAATAAGGAATATGACGACCTCTTTGAGATTACATACAATGAAATTTATCAAGAAATGAGAGAGGGCAGTGTTCCAAAAACTGCACAAGTCTCTCCCTATAGGTTGAAGGAAATCTTCACAAAATATGCTAAGCAAAATAAATCAGCTATTTACTTTGCTTTTTCTTCTGGTTTATCAGGTACCTATCAAACGGCACATTTAATGAATGAAGAAGTGAAAGAAGAAAACCCTGAGATGGATATTACAGTTGTCGACACTAAATGTGCCTCTCTTGGCTATGGACTCGTAATCCGCAAAGCAGCGGAGTTGAGCTCACAGGGTAAAACAAAAGAAGAAATCGTTAAAGAAGTTACCGATTACAGTCAACAAATCGAACATCTTTTTACGGTTGAGAACCTTGAATATTTGGCTCGTGGAGGGCGTATCTCAAAAGCATCGGCATGGATCGGTGGAATGCTACAAGTGAAACCATTGCTTCATGTTGAAAATGGGGAACTAGTACCACTAGAGAAAGTCAGAGGAAAAGACCGTTGGAAGAAGAAAATGGTACAAGTTATGAAAGAAAGAGGCGGCGATTGGAGCAACCAAACCGTTGCAATTAGCCACGGTGATGCAGTGGAAACAGCAGAAGAAATGAAACAAATGATTCAATCCGAATTAGGTGTCCAAAACTTTGTCATTCACCCAATTGGTGCTGCTATAGGATCACATAGTGGTCCAGGAACCATTGCCATTTTCTTTTTGGGGAAATAG